Proteins from a single region of Leuconostoc gasicomitatum LMG 18811:
- a CDS encoding glycosyl transferase — translation MTIEIINSLTYTDSPGVAWQIERVKSGKSSALWLATPHEDAAYLLVKMGLNPALVYDMYAQRYVENINSEDGIWWTDLPVPNNAQFILNKDRTKSIMSFGHEIARVRWFNDSQRIIQAVVWYDLDGKIDYKDIYRRDGKLFAKQYFSAGNLLESDFYVGQKVVQIRDFYFENHRNFVYAYDQKYPQAEDYIASVGNKWPSETFNITQLGREIHFAPKNTTLTIIGGVLDEKGQVWHNLALVLREEAHKIKQVIVTQRDFDVLKSLGFATHKLRVGRI, via the coding sequence ATGACAATCGAAATTATTAATTCATTAACTTATACAGATTCTCCTGGGGTTGCATGGCAAATTGAACGCGTAAAATCAGGTAAAAGTAGTGCGCTGTGGTTAGCTACGCCACATGAGGATGCTGCGTACTTACTGGTTAAAATGGGACTTAATCCTGCGCTTGTTTACGATATGTACGCACAGCGTTACGTGGAAAATATTAATAGTGAAGATGGTATTTGGTGGACAGATTTACCAGTTCCCAATAATGCGCAGTTTATTTTGAATAAGGATCGGACTAAAAGCATCATGAGTTTTGGGCACGAAATCGCACGTGTCAGGTGGTTTAATGATTCACAGCGTATAATACAAGCGGTTGTGTGGTATGATTTAGACGGCAAAATTGATTATAAAGACATTTACCGACGTGATGGGAAATTGTTTGCTAAACAATATTTTAGTGCGGGTAATTTGTTAGAGTCTGATTTTTATGTTGGGCAAAAAGTAGTTCAAATTAGAGACTTCTACTTTGAAAATCATCGTAATTTTGTGTATGCTTATGACCAAAAATATCCCCAAGCTGAAGACTATATAGCGAGTGTTGGAAACAAATGGCCGTCAGAGACGTTTAATATTACACAGTTAGGACGTGAAATTCATTTTGCACCGAAAAATACAACTTTAACAATAATCGGTGGTGTTTTGGATGAAAAAGGACAGGTCTGGCATAATTTAGCGCTCGTATTGCGTGAAGAGGCGCATAAAATTAAGCAAGTGATAGTCACACAACGCGATTTTGACGTTTTAAAATCACTTGGTTTCGCTACGCATAAATTACGCGTTGGTAGAATTTGA
- a CDS encoding type I pantothenate kinase, producing the protein MDELVQKINQEFNDDFMTIAVAGPVSVGKSTFANKLASALTQQATVISTDDFLMPNSMLMTKNLFNQKGFPQTYDLEKLEQVMTRFKSGELSVQIPCYTQELADIHPKKKQTIKKPEILIIEGVVALQLQQTDFKIYLDASLIDIKAWYLTRTLAMTALSKNDPKSWRYQYTRMPIVEFSNLVMKIWDETNQVNLDRYILPSKQRADALVMFDENHDIKQVTIK; encoded by the coding sequence ATGGATGAGTTGGTTCAAAAAATTAATCAAGAATTCAATGATGACTTTATGACTATCGCTGTTGCAGGTCCAGTTTCTGTTGGTAAAAGTACGTTTGCAAACAAATTAGCTAGCGCATTGACGCAACAAGCGACAGTAATTAGTACAGATGATTTTTTAATGCCAAATAGCATGTTGATGACCAAAAATCTTTTTAATCAAAAAGGTTTTCCGCAAACATATGATTTAGAAAAATTAGAACAGGTTATGACACGTTTTAAGTCGGGAGAGTTATCGGTTCAGATACCTTGCTACACGCAAGAATTAGCGGATATTCATCCGAAAAAAAAACAAACTATTAAAAAACCTGAAATTTTGATTATTGAAGGTGTGGTAGCTTTACAACTGCAACAAACTGATTTTAAAATTTACTTAGATGCCTCTTTGATAGATATTAAGGCGTGGTATTTAACGCGAACTTTAGCAATGACAGCATTATCAAAAAACGATCCTAAATCTTGGCGATATCAGTATACACGTATGCCAATTGTTGAATTTTCAAATTTAGTGATGAAAATTTGGGATGAAACAAACCAAGTCAATCTAGATCGTTATATTTTACCTAGTAAGCAACGTGCAGACGCATTAGTTATGTTTGATGAAAATCATGATATTAAGCAGGTCACAATAAAATAA
- the serS gene encoding serine--tRNA ligase has product MLDMKYLRKNVTEVTQKLQDRGVSPDNLIELLNLDQERRDTIQKVENLKADRNTASDKIAYAKRNQEDASQSILAMQRVSQEIKKLDARQLELNDQVQNLAAHLPNLAAPEVPVGVDESTNIEQRVWEPTDYQKRPHARLETPKWLKAHYEIGEALGILDFERGAKVSGARFLYYVGDGARLERAVYNFMLDEHRKEGYTEMITPIVVNDAAMFGTGQYPKFQDDAYRVSGLAQTYIPTAEVPLTNYYSGETLPAEDLPIKFTALSPSFRKEAGAAGKDTRGLIRLHQFNKVEMVKFTKPDQSYAELESMTANAESILQKLGLPYHVIMLSTGDMGFSAAKTYDIEVWMPQQTLYREISSVSNTEAFQARRMHITYRDEDNKLQLVHTLNGSGLAVGRTVAAILENYQNEDGSITIPEILRSYMGGQEKLVATPHH; this is encoded by the coding sequence ATGTTAGATATGAAGTATTTGCGAAAAAATGTGACAGAAGTAACACAAAAATTGCAAGACCGAGGTGTTTCACCAGATAATTTGATAGAATTATTAAATTTGGATCAAGAACGACGTGATACAATTCAAAAAGTTGAAAATCTTAAAGCAGACAGAAACACTGCATCTGATAAAATTGCATATGCTAAGCGTAATCAAGAAGATGCCAGTCAATCTATTTTGGCGATGCAAAGAGTTAGTCAAGAAATCAAAAAATTAGATGCACGGCAATTGGAATTAAATGACCAAGTTCAAAATTTAGCAGCGCACTTACCTAACTTGGCTGCCCCAGAAGTGCCGGTTGGCGTGGATGAGTCAACTAATATCGAACAACGTGTTTGGGAACCAACTGACTATCAAAAAAGGCCACATGCACGACTAGAAACGCCAAAATGGCTAAAAGCACATTATGAAATTGGTGAGGCGTTAGGCATTTTGGATTTTGAACGTGGCGCAAAGGTATCTGGCGCACGTTTTCTGTATTATGTTGGTGATGGGGCAAGATTAGAACGAGCAGTTTATAATTTCATGTTGGATGAACATCGTAAAGAGGGTTACACTGAAATGATCACCCCGATCGTAGTTAATGATGCTGCTATGTTTGGTACGGGACAATATCCAAAATTCCAAGATGATGCGTATCGCGTGTCTGGTTTGGCGCAAACATATATTCCAACGGCCGAAGTACCACTAACAAACTATTATTCAGGAGAAACATTACCTGCTGAGGATTTACCTATTAAGTTTACGGCATTGTCACCCTCATTTCGTAAAGAAGCTGGTGCTGCCGGTAAAGATACGCGTGGACTGATTCGTTTGCACCAATTTAATAAAGTCGAAATGGTTAAGTTTACTAAACCGGATCAATCTTATGCTGAATTGGAAAGTATGACAGCCAACGCTGAAAGTATTTTGCAAAAATTAGGGCTACCTTATCATGTTATTATGCTGTCAACAGGTGATATGGGATTTTCCGCTGCTAAAACGTACGATATTGAAGTTTGGATGCCACAGCAAACTTTATATCGTGAAATCTCTTCTGTATCAAATACAGAGGCTTTTCAAGCACGTAGAATGCATATTACTTATCGTGATGAAGACAATAAGTTACAGCTTGTACACACATTAAATGGCTCTGGTTTAGCGGTTGGTCGCACTGTTGCAGCAATTCTAGAAAATTATCAAAATGAAGATGGTTCGATAACAATTCCTGAAATTTTACGTTCGTACATGGGTGGTCAAGAAAAATTAGTTGCTACGCCACATCATTAA
- a CDS encoding glycosyltransferase encodes MIFFVNKSMGRGNSGVEHAQFYRAERFREKSIPFKLIFTDRLPQLHQHMKEWHVAESEVIGIYDYLLSDDPDNYLREGEQHTHDYYEKVLWDTTSTQRIVKRQATGNYTETVQRRKQYLTEKNVYHIEDDRVILENGKRKVSWHYRQDGSRGRRATNIRVDNFRGKHYLFTTFEELLAFFFLELQRRFEDNAYMIDRGAENEEVLIRMKQQGAVLKIVAVVHAQHFVTWDGGHPLWNNYYQYLFDNFNDVDLVIVATQLQRQALLSQLTAIGVANVSKKINVIPVGGVSAKVSPKIWDGTTAKFITASRLHPEKHISHIIQAVSQLRLKGMPATLTIYGAGGEENQLTEYIKSLNLEPFIQLKGLSQNMVQDMKAYDVFVSASYSEGFGLTYIEAISNAMPIATYANLYGAQELVHEGVNGHLAMFSHKKADEAANVKQLAEAMRHVFEHYNELSVGAAKVAKRFDNKTIADQWQKAMVKLL; translated from the coding sequence ATGATTTTTTTTGTCAATAAAAGTATGGGCCGTGGAAATAGTGGTGTTGAACATGCACAATTTTATCGTGCCGAACGTTTTCGTGAGAAAAGCATCCCATTTAAATTAATTTTTACTGACCGTTTGCCACAACTACATCAACATATGAAAGAGTGGCATGTTGCTGAATCGGAAGTCATCGGCATTTATGATTATTTATTGAGTGATGATCCGGATAACTATTTGCGTGAAGGCGAGCAGCACACACATGATTATTATGAGAAAGTGCTTTGGGATACAACAAGCACACAACGCATCGTTAAACGGCAGGCAACTGGCAATTATACAGAAACAGTACAACGCCGTAAACAATATTTAACAGAAAAAAACGTTTACCATATAGAAGATGATCGTGTCATACTTGAAAATGGCAAGCGAAAAGTTTCTTGGCATTATCGACAAGATGGATCGCGTGGTCGGCGTGCTACAAATATTCGAGTGGATAACTTCCGTGGTAAGCATTACTTATTCACAACCTTTGAAGAGTTATTGGCTTTCTTTTTTTTAGAGCTGCAACGGCGATTTGAAGATAATGCTTATATGATTGATCGAGGGGCAGAAAATGAAGAGGTGTTGATTCGTATGAAACAGCAAGGTGCAGTTTTGAAAATTGTCGCTGTGGTTCATGCACAACATTTTGTCACATGGGATGGTGGCCATCCACTTTGGAATAACTATTATCAGTATCTGTTTGATAATTTTAATGACGTCGATCTGGTAATTGTGGCAACACAGTTACAACGACAAGCACTGCTCTCACAGTTAACTGCTATTGGTGTAGCAAATGTATCCAAAAAAATTAACGTCATCCCTGTTGGTGGTGTATCTGCTAAAGTATCTCCTAAAATTTGGGATGGAACAACGGCAAAATTTATAACAGCTTCACGCTTACATCCAGAAAAACATATCAGTCATATTATCCAAGCAGTCAGTCAGTTGCGTTTAAAGGGGATGCCTGCAACGCTAACTATTTATGGTGCTGGAGGCGAGGAAAATCAGTTAACAGAATACATTAAATCGCTTAATTTGGAACCATTTATACAGTTGAAAGGATTAAGTCAAAATATGGTGCAGGACATGAAAGCATATGATGTATTTGTGTCTGCTTCCTATTCTGAGGGTTTTGGGTTAACTTATATTGAAGCGATTAGCAATGCGATGCCTATTGCAACTTATGCCAATTTATATGGTGCACAAGAGCTAGTTCATGAAGGTGTTAATGGTCATTTGGCAATGTTTAGTCACAAAAAAGCTGATGAGGCAGCTAATGTTAAGCAATTGGCTGAAGCTATGAGGCATGTGTTTGAACATTACAATGAACTGTCAGTTGGGGCTGCTAAGGTGGCGAAGCGCTTTGACAATAAAACGATTGCTGACCAATGGCAAAAAGCGATGGTAAAATTACTATGA
- a CDS encoding phosphoglycerate kinase: MAKLTVSDLELSGKKVLMRVDFNVPIKAGVIGNDNRIVAALPTIKYVLENNGRAILFSHLGRIKSEDDKKELSLAPVAARLGELLGKNVKFVPFTRGTELESAINALQDGEVLMIENTRFEDVVDGVEVKNESKNKPELGKYWASLGDDLFINDAFGTAHRAHASNVGISSNVSQAAAGFLMEKEIKFLGDAVANPVRPFVAIIGGAKVSDKIEIVKSLLAKADKVIVGGGMAYTFDAAKGEKIGNSLFEADKVELAKELMAEAGDKLVLPIDSIAADAFSNDAKIETVDAKDGIPDGYMGLDIGPKSIKLLQDTLADAKTVVWNGPMGVFEMPNFAKGTLAIGEELVKVTENGGTTIVGGGDSTAAVQQLGVADKLSHISTGGGASLEYLEGKELPGIAAISEK; the protein is encoded by the coding sequence ATGGCTAAATTGACTGTTTCAGATTTGGAACTTTCAGGTAAGAAAGTATTGATGCGCGTTGATTTCAACGTGCCTATCAAAGCAGGCGTTATTGGAAACGATAACCGTATTGTGGCAGCATTGCCAACAATCAAGTATGTGTTGGAAAATAATGGTCGTGCAATCTTGTTTTCACACTTGGGACGTATTAAGTCTGAAGATGATAAAAAAGAATTGTCATTGGCACCGGTTGCTGCTCGCTTGGGTGAATTGTTAGGTAAGAACGTTAAGTTTGTACCATTCACACGTGGTACAGAATTAGAATCAGCAATCAATGCTTTGCAAGATGGTGAAGTTTTGATGATTGAAAATACTCGTTTTGAAGACGTTGTTGATGGTGTTGAAGTTAAAAATGAATCAAAGAACAAACCTGAATTAGGTAAGTATTGGGCTTCATTGGGTGATGATTTGTTTATCAACGATGCCTTTGGTACAGCACATCGTGCGCACGCTTCAAACGTTGGTATTTCTTCAAATGTTTCACAAGCAGCTGCCGGTTTCTTGATGGAAAAGGAAATTAAATTCTTGGGTGATGCTGTGGCTAACCCAGTTCGACCATTCGTTGCAATCATCGGTGGTGCCAAGGTTTCTGATAAGATTGAAATCGTGAAGTCATTATTAGCTAAGGCTGACAAGGTCATTGTTGGTGGTGGTATGGCTTACACATTTGATGCCGCTAAAGGTGAAAAAATTGGTAACTCATTATTTGAAGCTGATAAAGTTGAATTAGCTAAAGAGTTGATGGCTGAAGCTGGTGACAAGCTAGTTTTGCCAATCGATTCAATTGCTGCTGATGCTTTCTCAAATGATGCTAAGATTGAAACTGTTGATGCCAAAGATGGCATTCCTGATGGTTACATGGGTCTTGATATTGGTCCTAAGTCAATCAAGTTGTTGCAAGACACTTTGGCAGACGCTAAGACAGTTGTTTGGAACGGACCAATGGGTGTGTTTGAAATGCCTAACTTTGCTAAGGGAACATTAGCAATTGGCGAAGAATTAGTTAAAGTAACTGAAAATGGTGGCACAACCATTGTTGGCGGTGGTGATTCAACAGCTGCCGTACAACAACTGGGTGTTGCTGATAAATTGTCACACATCTCAACTGGTGGTGGCGCATCATTGGAATACCTTGAAGGTAAAGAATTACCTGGTATTGCTGCTATCTCTGAAAAGTAA
- a CDS encoding DUF4811 domain-containing protein — protein MVILIMALFAILAFLASMTIKKSGIRYAVTLIMFAGLILSVIMVIANMHDHYGMTSVTTTTKKEIHSAGPSTQNFGMLLYQQIGTNGKENAYIYKTAAQDKKTTVAKPDLIMTTSHVSVSGNKAYKVIKTTRFVYKSNGFKLLFGIADNDGEIKHRQVIYQVPPTWVALTTGQAKSLASKLAPKNEAEKMIAAQQQKQLSDLAKSDPDQAARLTVNQVKKVLRID, from the coding sequence ATGGTTATCTTAATTATGGCGCTATTTGCCATACTTGCATTTCTGGCTAGTATGACAATCAAAAAGTCTGGGATACGCTATGCGGTCACATTGATTATGTTTGCTGGTTTGATTTTGAGTGTGATAATGGTGATTGCAAACATGCATGATCATTATGGCATGACTTCAGTTACAACAACAACCAAAAAAGAAATTCACTCCGCAGGTCCAAGTACACAAAATTTTGGTATGCTATTGTACCAACAGATTGGAACTAACGGCAAAGAAAATGCTTATATTTATAAAACTGCAGCACAAGATAAAAAAACGACGGTGGCTAAGCCTGATTTGATTATGACGACTAGTCATGTAAGCGTTTCGGGTAATAAGGCTTATAAAGTAATTAAAACAACACGTTTCGTGTACAAATCAAATGGTTTTAAATTATTGTTTGGTATTGCAGACAACGATGGAGAAATAAAGCATCGTCAAGTCATCTATCAAGTGCCCCCTACTTGGGTGGCACTAACGACAGGACAGGCAAAATCTTTGGCTAGTAAATTAGCGCCAAAAAATGAGGCTGAAAAAATGATTGCAGCACAACAACAAAAACAACTCTCTGACTTAGCAAAATCTGATCCAGATCAGGCTGCTAGACTAACAGTCAATCAAGTTAAGAAAGTTTTACGAATTGATTGA
- a CDS encoding MDR family MFS transporter codes for MSEEILDRHGKPVNRMAMMLVLLVGVFSVMLMQTALGTALPSLMRAFDVNASTVQWLTTIFLMANGIMVPVSAFLTTRIPTKRLYLSALSLFTIGTLVAFVTPTNAFWLLMVARVLQAMAVGILMPLMQVVSLSLFDANSRGKAMGLGGLVIGMAPAIGPTLSGWILEKDHTLFGLTLQNSWRSIFGVVLPVVIIVMIASFFFFHDVLPTQKVTLNVRSLIESTLGFGLVLYGFAMVATDGWGSVNVILPLIVGLITVIEFMWHQSHMDKPFLDMSVFKSKQFTITTILVSLAMMAMIGVEMVLPIYMQNIRGLTPLHSGLTLLPGALMMGIVSPIAGAFYDKHGAKRLAMIGFTILIIGTVPLVYMTATTPTIYITTLYTLRMFGIAMTMMPLTASAMGALSPKTAAQGTAANNTMRQIAASLGTAVLASVMQSVTKNNMPKSTLKGQDPIEFGRRALDATLSGFHASFLLAATFAVVALLVTFLLHSGKVNISMKEEA; via the coding sequence ATGAGTGAAGAAATACTTGATAGACATGGGAAACCAGTCAATCGTATGGCAATGATGTTGGTGCTACTTGTCGGCGTATTTTCAGTAATGTTAATGCAGACGGCACTTGGAACAGCGCTACCATCATTAATGCGAGCATTCGATGTGAATGCATCAACAGTACAATGGTTAACAACAATTTTCTTGATGGCCAATGGTATTATGGTCCCGGTTTCAGCATTTTTAACGACGCGTATTCCAACAAAAAGATTATATTTGTCAGCATTGAGTTTGTTCACAATTGGCACATTAGTTGCATTTGTGACACCGACTAACGCATTTTGGTTGTTAATGGTAGCACGTGTTTTGCAAGCGATGGCTGTAGGAATCTTGATGCCTTTGATGCAAGTGGTATCATTATCGTTATTTGATGCCAACTCACGTGGAAAAGCGATGGGTCTTGGTGGGCTAGTAATTGGTATGGCACCAGCTATTGGACCAACCTTATCAGGGTGGATTTTAGAAAAAGATCACACACTGTTTGGTTTGACATTACAAAATTCATGGCGATCAATTTTTGGGGTTGTATTACCGGTTGTTATTATTGTGATGATTGCGTCATTTTTCTTTTTCCATGATGTCTTACCTACACAAAAAGTGACATTAAATGTCCGTTCATTGATTGAGTCAACATTAGGATTTGGCTTAGTATTGTATGGTTTTGCAATGGTTGCAACAGACGGTTGGGGCAGCGTCAATGTTATTTTGCCATTAATCGTTGGACTGATCACTGTAATTGAGTTTATGTGGCATCAATCTCATATGGATAAACCATTTTTGGATATGTCAGTCTTTAAGTCAAAGCAGTTTACGATTACAACGATATTAGTATCTTTGGCAATGATGGCAATGATTGGGGTTGAAATGGTTTTGCCTATTTATATGCAAAATATTCGTGGTTTAACACCACTTCATTCAGGATTGACACTGCTTCCTGGTGCATTGATGATGGGAATTGTTTCACCGATTGCAGGGGCTTTTTATGATAAACATGGGGCTAAGAGATTAGCAATGATAGGATTTACCATTTTAATCATTGGCACAGTGCCACTAGTCTATATGACAGCTACAACACCAACCATATATATTACAACGCTATATACGTTGCGTATGTTCGGTATTGCTATGACAATGATGCCATTAACTGCATCGGCCATGGGGGCATTGTCGCCCAAAACGGCTGCACAAGGAACTGCTGCTAATAATACAATGCGACAAATTGCTGCTTCATTGGGAACAGCAGTATTGGCATCAGTTATGCAGTCTGTGACAAAAAATAATATGCCTAAAAGTACTTTGAAGGGTCAAGATCCAATAGAATTTGGACGCCGAGCTTTAGATGCAACGCTTAGCGGTTTTCATGCTTCGTTTCTTTTGGCTGCTACGTTTGCAGTTGTTGCCTTACTTGTCACATTCTTATTGCATAGTGGCAAAGTGAACATATCAATGAAGGAGGAAGCATAA
- the cysS gene encoding cysteine--tRNA ligase, producing the protein MIKVYNTLTREKEIFKSIIPGKINMYVCGPTVYNYIHIGNARSSIAFDVVRRYFEYRGYQVNYVSNFTDVDDKIIQRAREEGVDEMTIANKYANAFIEDTLPLNIQPATVRARATEVIPDIIVFVQDLINKGYAYEAKGDVYFRAKKFKGYGILAHQDLNEMAENAAGRLNDEEMTRKEDPIDFAVWKATQAEDEISWESPWGSGRPGWHIECSVMAQKYLSNTIDIHGGGIDLAFPHHTNEMAQSEAHTGQKFVNYWMHNGFVNVNNEKMSKSLGNFTTIHDMLKHYDDPMTIRLLLATTQYRRPINYSSDTLTQARVALDRIRTGYRNLSFRLTNADVGKDADLESAIKKQINIFEMAMDDDFNTPNALAAVFELVTLANTYADNKIVKIETVQYLLDTILLLLGVFGITELNDKPQITDAQKQLLAARVSARAAHDFELSDQIRQQLSESGIIVEDTTQGQRWHQA; encoded by the coding sequence ATGATTAAAGTTTATAATACCTTAACCCGTGAAAAAGAAATTTTCAAATCAATTATTCCAGGAAAAATTAATATGTATGTTTGTGGACCGACAGTATATAACTACATTCATATTGGCAATGCACGTTCATCAATTGCGTTTGATGTTGTCCGTCGTTATTTTGAATATCGTGGCTATCAGGTGAATTATGTATCTAATTTTACTGACGTTGATGACAAGATCATTCAGCGGGCACGTGAAGAAGGCGTAGATGAGATGACCATTGCTAACAAGTATGCCAATGCTTTTATTGAAGATACGCTACCCTTGAATATTCAACCTGCAACAGTACGTGCTCGTGCTACAGAGGTTATTCCTGACATTATTGTTTTTGTTCAAGATTTAATTAATAAAGGTTATGCTTATGAAGCAAAGGGGGATGTCTATTTTCGAGCCAAAAAATTTAAAGGATACGGTATTTTGGCACATCAAGATCTCAATGAAATGGCAGAAAATGCTGCTGGTCGATTGAATGATGAAGAGATGACGCGCAAAGAAGATCCGATAGATTTTGCTGTTTGGAAAGCGACACAGGCAGAGGATGAAATTTCATGGGAATCCCCATGGGGAAGTGGTCGTCCTGGTTGGCATATTGAATGCTCGGTTATGGCACAAAAGTATTTATCAAATACTATTGATATTCATGGGGGAGGAATAGATTTAGCTTTTCCGCACCATACAAATGAGATGGCGCAATCTGAGGCTCATACGGGTCAAAAATTTGTAAACTATTGGATGCATAATGGTTTTGTTAATGTTAATAATGAAAAAATGTCTAAATCATTAGGGAATTTTACCACTATTCATGATATGTTGAAACATTACGATGATCCGATGACAATTCGATTATTATTAGCGACAACGCAATATCGGCGACCTATTAATTATTCATCTGATACATTAACGCAGGCACGTGTCGCCCTAGATCGTATTCGTACAGGTTACCGCAATTTGTCATTTCGCTTGACTAACGCTGATGTTGGGAAAGATGCTGATCTAGAGAGCGCTATTAAAAAACAAATTAATATTTTTGAGATGGCGATGGATGATGACTTCAATACACCAAACGCGCTAGCAGCAGTTTTTGAGCTTGTTACATTAGCCAATACGTACGCTGATAATAAAATAGTTAAAATTGAAACAGTACAGTATTTACTTGATACTATATTATTGTTACTAGGTGTTTTTGGTATAACAGAATTAAATGACAAGCCGCAAATAACAGACGCACAAAAGCAATTACTAGCAGCACGAGTATCAGCACGCGCTGCACATGACTTTGAATTATCAGATCAAATACGTCAGCAATTAAGTGAGAGTGGGATAATTGTTGAAGATACAACACAAGGACAAAGATGGCATCAAGCATAG